GTGCAGCAACCAACAGGGCgagaaaatgtcaatacagtctctctgaaatcggAAACAGTTTGTCAAAGCTCATCTGCGAGTTTTCCAGCACCTAGACCCAATCATAACGGAAGCCTTGAGCCCAGCACCCATGATCAAGTCACACAAGGAAAAGAGCCCAGCACCCGTAAACAGGTAGCTGGGAAGAGGAAGATGGGCGAAACAGAAAATGTGACTGGAGTGATCCAACCTAGAGATCTTCCACCCAAGAAAGCTGACCCAGGGGTGTTTACGCTTCCAATCTCCATCAGAAACGTCAaaatggagcacgcaatgtgcgacctaggggcttccattAATATTATGCCATATTCTATATACGAGAAGCTGGAAGATGCTAAGCTTATCAAAACTGATACGGAGATACAACTAGCAGACGGGTCTTCcatttaccccgagggagttTTGGAAGATGAACTTGTCAAGGTGAAAAAGTTCATgtaccccgccgacttcttcgtcataaagACGACAGAGCCGGGAGCGGAAGAGTCTGTTGGCatccttttgggaaggccattcTTATCCACGGCTAGCACGGTCATTGATGTCCGCCATGGAACGATGAAGCTGAGTTTTAATGGAGAGCAACTTACATTCGAAATTGATAAAGCTGTGAGGAAGCACAGGACAACGAGAGCATTCAATCAGTAGACACTATCAGCCCTCGGAAACAAAAGTATCTGGAAAAGGAATCCTTCAAAGAACCACCATCTGGTTCCACTGAAGATGAACAGCTTAATAGAGAAGCGGCTGAATGGTTTGATACAACGATGACtgggaaatggatgatcaagccattgaaagggcaattatggaattCTGCCAGCCGTCACAGCCAGCCGAGTCAAGATAGATTACCCAACTGAGAAGGGTTGAGAAACTACCTGACCAGGACGCACCATTGAGAAGAAAGCTGAGGAAGAATCCCTTACCTAAGGGGCAACTGTTACCCTTACCTGGATCGTCAGCCACCCTCAAGGACTTGTCCAACCAGACGTATCACAAGCCAGTCAAACCAAATCTGCAAGGACAGGAAGGACAACTGATAAATGAACTGAGGCCGGGTTAAGAGGTAGTCAAGCGGAAAAAAGCAAACCTGATGGAGATTGACCCAGATCCGTGCATGCATTCCGCCATGTTAGAAAAAGAAGTGGCACCCCACCTTGATCGACAATGCAGGCTCGACCCCACTCTGAGGAAGGAAAAGTTCATAGTGGGGCGGAGAGAGTTACTCTTCTAGAGTCAACCCAAACTGATACCCAAAAAGCGAAATCCAAACTGGGTAGACCCTCAAACAATCATGGCAATGTGCACACAGGTGGCGAAACTCCCATACCCTACCAATCAGAAGAAGATCAGAGCCATGTTGGGACGCGCCGGGGTCTATAGGAGATTCATcaaggatttcgcaaagatagCCCAGCCTCTGACGAAGCTTTTTCAGAACGACGTGAAGATTGAATTCCATGATGTCTGCAAGGCCGTATTAACACTTCTAAAGGACCGATCTGTAAGTTCTCCGATTATACGCGCCcccgactggaatcacccctttgaggtgaGGTGCAATGCTAGTGACTATGTTGTGGGGGCAGTGTTATGTCAGAAAATCAAAGGAAAGAGTTACGTCgttttctatgcgtcaaaaacaTTGAACCAAGCACAAAGGAGCTACGACGTGACTGGAAAGGAGATGGTATCGGTAGTCTGCGCTTTTGAGAAGTTCAGACCGCACCTGCTTGGGTCCAAGGAGTTAGACTGGGAAGCTGATCACCCGAGCCGAATTATACAAGAAGATAACGGTGAGGACATTCCGGACGAGCACATGCACCCGATCAAAGCAACATCTAAAAAACAGCGGAGAATTGATCAAGCCAAACAAGGAAGCAAGGGACAGCACACACGGAAAGAACCATAGTTTGCAGACAGGGCCGACTACTTGGTGGCAAGCGAGTTGCTCGGAAGGGGCGAAATGGAGGCAATTTGTAGTGGACGACAGtccactactcatgcctaaCTCGCACAAGTGAACAGGTAAAGGAGTGACCGGGTGTTCATgagtagtctgcttgatcaaacaACAAATTCTGAATCTATTAaattgatcaagtgacatcccagGGGGAGCCGGTCAAATccttgttagtgtaaatagtttttcgtatgttgtttctttttttattagaaTTTAAAAGTCAGAAGTAGAGGAAGGAACTGATCACGTGGAATTATGAGAGTTTTCATCTAGacttaattgtccacttgatcagtacaatttaaatttaattggtggtaaagtgattgagttgataagGGCAGGTGATGATAGGACGTATGCAGTCAGTAGAagaggtgtcaggcggcgcAAACTGTCGCAATGAAGGGACGTCTtggagagaaggaggaagcgtatcggagaagcttTGCCACCTGGCATTCTGAAAAGGCACGCCCGTATGCACAGAGTCGCAAAGATCTCAAACAggcagggatctcaacagtcggaACTTCAGTATAAAAGGGGTCTTTCTGATCCCACTTTTCATCAACCGCTGCCAGAACATTTGTGTTGTCCTCATCTAATTCTCTCCAAATTCAAATCACCTCCAAGGAATCACCAGAAAGAGATGCAGAACACTCAACTCAATACTTCCCTTTTTCTTCAGGAGCCGGTATCAACAGTGATAATCGGAGATCCTTGTCACCACCCAGCCCAAGAAACCCTAACCTTACCCCACCAACCACCGGAACCCCATTATCGCCTCCTAGATTCATCGGACCACTCCAATGTGTGGACCCGGTTTACATAAGGCGTGTGGACTCCGTACTCAGAAGTTTTCCCACCGGCACTGACCCCACGGAGGTTTACACCGCCCTCAAGGCTCGCCTAGGAATTTCTCGGTCTAAGGACCCCGCTTCGCCACCACCAGCAGAGGGTTCTCTGCTTTTCCCCAGTGATCTCCTACTACAAATGAGGGAGGCAGAATGGAACCGCTTTTCGACTGTGGAGGATGACTCTGCCTCGGGAAGGACGCGCCGCCAGACAATGGACCAACTGCTGAAGGAAGCTGAGGTTTTGAGGCGGCAGATGGATATAAAAAAAGACAAGCGACCCAAGGGACCGGAGCAGTCACAGAAGCAAGCAACACTGTGGAGGTCAGCCAGGTGAGAGCAGAGGAAGAGAACAAGAGGAAGGGAGAAGAAAGTATCATTCCTCCCCCCAAGAAGGCCACCATACCAACCAAGGTATGGGGGTTTACTAAACGCTGCCCAGCATGCTTCTCTGCTCAAAGGTGATAAAGGGAAAGATACCAAGGAGGAGGAGCTCCGATGAACGCAACCGCCTtagaggcaataaggaaggcctgtgtAGTGGACGCAATAAGGAAGGCGTGCAACATTCCCTGTTTCAACCATCTAGAAGGCGGTGGTATCACCCCTAACTCAGTTCTTTGTGTAAATTATGTTTTGACtccgttctcacacttagtcctacgtatggactaagtgtgagaagtttatggaagttGTTGTCTGTTTTGCCTATGTGTTGTGTTTTCTATATTTGTTAGCATGTGTTGATCGCTGGCACTGTTTCatacttagcccagtgtctggtctaagtgtgagaagtttcccttgtttatTATTGTGTcgttgcctgtgcctaaccctttttcccattgtatccagtccctcgaggacgagttcatatgcagtggggagggatgacgggttagttacagtagaatcatacatgctaaaatttttaaaaaaaaataacaaattccagttagtaatgaaataagcaatatgcatgaaattggctaaatggaagacttgattacttcttGGAAGAGTTAGATGATTCAGTataaaaacttgattgcaaaaacttgatcaatttgaacgacgcaagtatgatggaaacgctcaatttctaaaccaactgtgaagcctctctatatgtgagttatgaGCCAAAactagaacactttctactatttttacaaaagaaaattttacgagaggctaacttttaatattgagatgaaaattgcacaagtagtaatgaaTAAAGGCACTAGGACTTAGCCATTTGAGCCGTTTCTTTTCCTTCGTTCCACGAACCTGCTTCGTTAAtcaggcaccccttagttaaccactttgagcccatacactcttacccgttctttgaagccttaaaaccgaactcaagtttcatatcacatgagaaaagagggtcaaagagatgaagtttttcaagggaaacaaaaggggatagcaatagaataGTCGAAATAAAGGGTatcgggttgatcaagttagaggATCAGGTTGACCAAgtcaaaaaaaatgttgagaaaaagaaaagggtaggaaaaagttgtaacctgactcGGGAAATTGaaagttaggaaataagccaaaaaTTTAAAAGGCTAAAGGACGTTTTTTACCAAAGTAAGTATCtgttagaaaaataaatatcccaacTTGATCCAGCAAGTCTAGTCATAACTTTGAtcttttgactcatgtgatttttctttttacaatttaaaatttttattttaacttagaacccctaggaccataccctaatacgttactacccttaagccccgttacaacaaaaaacaaagaccttaaggaattatcttgtgcagtccgattcaaggtattaaaattgtggcaataccgagtgaacagtcctaacatctctggtgagaaatgagcgACTGAGTGGATCCAACTGTGGTTTagattgagcaatcttgacaaactgacaccttgatcaagcaaacgcgaaaaagaagaaacataagctactggcaaatggattgacctcaacctcgggtatgattgttggaaatttattcggtctaatgcatacatgtaaatatgtgtttttggttttgagtcttgtttttcttttcgtcttcttttacttgtgaaatgagtaaaccatgcctgaaatttgccttatctttttctttttttttgtcatatacttgaggacaagtatgttttaagtgtgagcagtttgctagggctcatttcatgcatcggtttaagggtaaaatgtgtactacttgatcggttcatcgcgcaaaacaagtgttaattgtgcagaaatgccgcttgaccaaggcagcatggccgaactgatcaagaaagtacaaaaggcgatacaaggccaaaaatcggggaagttgatcaaggggagtagtcaagcagttaaggaggggaccactaggtatcagaagaaggacatgtgaggctatgagctggatggtgcgcagcaatctgttatcaaggacaacgttctagaaggggacgcgtgctgatacatgagacgcaaggacagaGCCGAGTCACGgatttgttactgaaaagcgtcgtcgaTTCTAGAAGAAAAGCATGTAGCAATCCacgagtcgctcattctcaacatgagtgaatattccctgtcaagatcgttatccagctggaggccgagtcgagcttataaatagaggatgtgccaccatatgaaaagcttagcttagataaagtaatgcgtagttctctagcttagtccagttctctagaatagcttagcttagataaagtaatgcgtagttagaaagggcaatcaaagaagcgctgcagaatacttattatctgtcggcgtattcctaaatttcccaccgagattcttctcggttttacttgctttcttattttccgaagtattagcttagttttaaATTTACGATGTacttagtttaattttaatcgaagttgttttattttaatccgcgcatttacttttccgctgtcacctgcaattcacttgacccggTAGTTAAAGTTCATTTGATCAAGTTAGCAaaatttaattctgtctagagtaaaaacagtagttgaaaactcccaagttaaagggTGGCAGcaccccccctgttcactactcatacactcgacacaccaacttttCTGttggatcgaccccgaacttgccgctttactgttaaagtagtgcaaaattgggagtttacaaattacattggtaggaaacgagcgagagcgagttcaaatcgatcaagtggcaacgacatttgctaactgatccaatcgattcggttatcttcaatataacttggtccgaattcgcgccCCTCTCGAGGCCCTCTAATCCCCTTCGCAATGAGATTGCGCAGAATaaagattaattaaaattttattttggaaaatttaat
This window of the Salvia splendens isolate huo1 unplaced genomic scaffold, SspV2 ctg662, whole genome shotgun sequence genome carries:
- the LOC121790902 gene encoding uncharacterized protein LOC121790902; the encoded protein is MDLKGTGQMEDSLIGQVDNRRENGGDVMIPYQPQDAMREIQETQKEQMAALEMLTKQLSQVVMSLGELRGNEGKLPTTVQQPTGRENVNTVSLKSETVCQSSSASFPAPRPNHNGSLEPSTHDQVTQGKEPSTRKQVAGKRKMGETENVTGVIQPRDLPPKKADPGVFTLPISIRNVKMEHAMCDLGASINIMPYSIYEKLEDAKLIKTDTEIQLADGSSIYPEGVLEDELVKVKKFMYPADFFVIKTTEPGAEESVGILLGRPFLSTASTVIDVRHGTMKLSFNGEQLTFEIDKAVRKHRTTRAFNQ